The Burkholderiales bacterium genome includes a window with the following:
- a CDS encoding toll/interleukin-1 receptor domain-containing protein: MPLIFISYRRQDARGDAGRLADDLQEAFGEEQVFRDIDAIEAGVDFVQAIDEAVGSSKVLLAVIGPGWATESERRRLDDPNDFVRLEIISALERKIRVIPVLVGDAKMPRADELPAPLAPFARHQAHEVSDKRWKFDIEALSKIIEKAGVKRRNGGRVVTDRISRKAIWASALLVFALAGYASGVKDNQGLGALVALLLGALVLGIVASYDIAAHRATGRWLAIGTIALAGIVTLALIPQFSHVPPFHESPPQPAPPAPAPISAPVQSGLTTGAGSLTCGCHGYVEFGTVRPNGRCASGYEVVMACGWACDAGGMAWGALCQ; the protein is encoded by the coding sequence ATGCCACTCATCTTTATCAGCTATCGCCGGCAGGACGCGCGGGGTGATGCCGGGAGGCTTGCGGACGACTTGCAGGAAGCGTTCGGCGAGGAACAAGTTTTTCGCGATATTGACGCTATCGAAGCGGGCGTCGATTTCGTCCAGGCGATCGACGAGGCGGTCGGCTCTTCCAAAGTGCTGCTCGCGGTGATCGGTCCGGGATGGGCCACCGAGAGTGAGCGCCGAAGGCTCGATGACCCTAACGATTTTGTACGTCTGGAAATCATTTCCGCGCTCGAGCGAAAAATTCGCGTCATACCGGTGCTGGTCGGAGACGCGAAAATGCCACGGGCGGATGAGTTACCCGCCCCGCTGGCGCCGTTCGCTCGTCATCAGGCGCACGAGGTTTCGGATAAGCGCTGGAAATTCGATATCGAAGCGCTCAGCAAAATTATCGAAAAAGCGGGAGTCAAGCGACGCAACGGAGGCCGCGTCGTAACCGACAGGATTAGCCGCAAAGCCATCTGGGCAAGCGCGCTGCTCGTTTTTGCTCTCGCCGGTTATGCGTCCGGGGTAAAAGACAACCAGGGACTGGGCGCACTGGTCGCGCTGTTACTTGGGGCGTTGGTACTGGGCATCGTCGCCAGCTACGACATTGCCGCGCACCGCGCAACCGGTCGCTGGCTGGCCATCGGCACCATCGCGCTTGCGGGGATCGTGACCCTGGCATTGATCCCCCAATTCAGCCACGTTCCGCCTTTTCACGAAAGCCCGCCCCAACCGGCGCCGCCAGCGCCTGCCCCAATCTCCGCGCCAGTCCAGTCTGGCCTGACCACGGGCGCCGGCAGCTTGACGTGTGGTTGCCACGGCTACGTCGAGTTTGGAACCGTGCGACCAAACGGGCGTTGCGCCAGCGGCTATGAAGTCGTGATGGCGTGCGGATGGGCTTGCGACGCCGGCGGTATGGCATGGGGCGCGCTATGCCAATAA